From Plasmodium sp. gorilla clade G2 genome assembly, chromosome: 1:
ATACACaatgagaaaaatatatatatatcaaaccAACATCAAAATGAATATGATTTAAATAGGAAACAATTACAATCATATTCCAAACATATTAatctaaataataaaaattatggatTTCTAGAAAAATACAAAGTTCAATTAATaaacaatttaaaaaatgaaattcaTAATAAATGTAAGAATATGACTAATCTATCATTTATTGAAGAAATGACTTTCTCAAATAatacttataaaaatattttgtccTTAAAacataatcaaaataattataatttgatAAAATGTTCTTCTATCAATTATGATGAGGAAATAAATGCATGCAACCAAATTTTAACATACCTTAATCAGATGTTCTccccataaaaaaaaaaaaatatatatataaatatatatatatatatatatatatatatatatatgagtttttttttttttttttttttttttttgttgcacaattttttatatgtcacacttttattattattttattttattttattttttttgtgtcttaattaaagaaattatttatttatattgctTGATTCATTTTGTAACTTAacgataataataattaatatatatttatatatatatgtatatttttgtcattgtttgattttattatttttttatcatatattttaattttaatttttattatttattttttttttttttttggtgcTGCCAGTTTTATGGCTACTCAAACATCTAACCAAAAGGAAAAATTACAATTCCAtgcttttctttttataatacaatgtttaaaataaataaaattttgagCGTTCAACAAATAAAGGTGAACCCTGAGGGTTGTTATTAAGACACacatgaaaaaataataaattaatattataataatataataatatattcatatcaaAAAtgttacaaatataaaaaaatatggaggCACAAAAAGTGTACAGATGAATAACAAAAACAAACACAtagatgaaaaatatataaaatgaatttatattatatatattaaatatataaatatatatatatgtgtatatatatatatatatatatattttatgggGAGAAGGCGAAGtggtttttattttttgaaggATATGAAAtagaataatttaatatacaaTCATATATAAACTTTGGAGTTACAAATAAgggtaatttttttttttttttttttttttcatgaagataattataaaattgtaTAGCATTAAAATCATTTGAATTtgagataataatatattctgcATCATATGGATGTTGAACAAAAATTCCTTCACCTAATGTAATTAAAGCTTTACATAGAAATAAaggattataataattagaATGTTTAATACTAtccatattaaatatatagaaatattgtttattaaataatctaTCATGAGCTAATTTTTGTCTagtattaaaatttttattacatacaATAAATTCATTTTCAGAACATATTGTATTCCAAAAAACGTCAGTATATTCAGGCCATTTCTTATAattctttaatataatatctaaAGCTTTTTCTTTAAGTAAATAAACATCACTAACTAAACTACATAAAATTTTTGGATCATATAAatctatatcttttttttcattaggAACAATGCAAAAACTTATTTTATTCCATTCATTGATATCACTAGGCATATCAAAAATTTCAATACCTTTAGTTCCTGCTCCATTTTTTGTAATTAATCCTTTAGGatcatatgtataattagGTGGACGTAAATGtttgattttatttaatttattatatataacttctttataataattatttgcaGCACCaactaattttattttatttactaATTCTCTACCTTCATAATAACTTGAATCCACATTATTTGATAACTCATCTGAATTACATGAATCTGTACTTTCATAACCAGTAACTccacttttatattttttttttttttttatgttttttttaatattcgtTTTTTCAATGTTTTCTTcttctatattataataatccattttccttttattaaatttattacttAAATATTCTGtatttattgttatatttgtTGTGACACTAAAATTTCCTTTTAATGATTTAGAATCATTTTCCATTATTTTCTGtctaaataatttaaaataatcataataagaACATAACTTGaaattaaaacattttattatattcatataaaaatttttaaaattattcttttttattaataatatattttctgttCTATTCCATTGTATAAaattcatttgttttattttagtaacaatttcttcattatatggtattatctttatatacaTACTATCCCCTTTaactatattatttataataatgtgtTCAATTCTGAACATacttacattttttatataatcgataaaatttaatttattatctttaataaaaatatcaaagTTGAAGGTTATTTCCTTTTCTCCATTCTTATCACTCTCTTTTAAAACCTTTTTTTCTTGCATAGTACAActaaaatttttatcatcactgttactatttttattatcacaattataatttttattatcactgTTAACAGTTTTATTATcacaattataatttttattatcacaattataatttttattatcactgTTACCAGTTTTATTATCACTGTTAGCATTTTCATTATCACTGTtaccatttttattatcacaactatcatcataatcataataattatcatcattataacCATAATGTGTGTCATCATCCGTATTACAATTcctatcatcatcatttcttatttttttttccttgtaTGATACATCACTGTTACGCTTTAAAGCTATATCcttttctataatatttatttcttcattctTGATATTCTGTAAATTATTCATCCTATTATTCTCTATGCCACTCTGCTCACCTTCTTTCTGTTGTGCATGCATATGGTTTACACGTAAAACATCATTTAGGTTATTCACTTCACTCTTTATTGTGGTATCATAATGAAgtccatttttataattactatcattttttttttccaataCAACTTTTGGACttgaattttttatatcattatcattgGGATAAAATCCATCCTGTTTAATACAATTAACCTGAACATCCATATTATTGTCAATACCATTATTGTTGTGATTAGCATCTGTATTTTCATGATcgttgttatttttttctttactgGTTGTGTCACATGTTTCCTCCACTTTTATAAACTGTTCCTTAGGTAACTCATTCATTTTAAGATTggtatttacatttttaatactagaaaaatgatgaaataatttacataaataataaagaacagTATCACTTACTGACCCTCCTAAAAACAAAGTAAGTTTAgatatttcaaaaatataaaataaaggtATATGCCAtacttttttatcattatccCATTTTGTATTTCTACAATGAACTTTAAAATAAGaagtgataatattattttcatttgtatattttaatttcaatattaaatatcctttcttttcatttattatatcactacaatatttattatcatataatatataattatatatattagttatATCAATATGATTCCATGTATCTAAACTATTATTAACACTTGAACTTTCTGTTATTctcataagaaaaaaatcaaaattatttctttcCTTATCATTTAGTACAATGTCTAAATATACATCCTCactattaaaattattttctaagtttattaatttcttatCAATCTTTTCTGTATCAATTTTTCTAAAATAATGGGTCTTAATAAAacctttattttcttcttccttGTAATATTTTGATCTCAtcttaataaaatgaaaaataaaaaaataaatattaaagagAGTACCTAAttggaataataaaataaaaatgagaaGGCGATGGAGAAGGACATATgaagttaatatatatatatatatatatatatatataatatttagatGTATCCACATCAAAATGGGTCagttaatacaaaaaaactTATACCAATAAATTggcacacacatatatatatatatatatatatttatatatttatatttatatatacatatggtTATGTGTTCATATTGTTCTCCCCCTTTCTATGCACACCTTGAATTATTCAAACTCAACATTTTATTTACCATAAAACGgatggaaaaaataatttttataaccacatatatatattatgtacatataaatatattatatatgtgtttattttttttatttttcatttttaatagcACAATTAATTCGTATaccaacaaaaaaataaaaaataaaaaataataaaaataaaaatactttaaaaaaatatacttttaAATACGCACAAAaagtttaatatatatatttatatatatttatttatttatttatttatttaaagcaCACTTTTCATTACACATGATTAAAACATTTAATTCTTATTTTCTTTCCTGCAttttgaacaaaaaaaaaaaaaaaaaaaattatacatatatatatataatttgtaaattaaaaagtttaaatatttcatcatttgttttattcttttgattatacaataatttttaaaaaaaattacaagaagtatttcaaatattattatatattatgttcataaattatataaggaATACATacgtaaaaataaaagtatttttatataaaaaataaagcatGAAATATGGTTGTATGTGCGTGGAGAGgggtatacatataaaaatattatatataaatatatgtaaagaaaaaaattgacaaataatttatacatatataatattataatatatatgtattttattgtattctattaaaaatatacactttaaaaaaaaaaaaaaaaaaaaaaaatatatatattatatatatatatatatatatatatttgtatttatttatatgaaaaaaataaaataaataataaagaaaaaaaaaatatatacatgttattttgtatatatgtaaaaaaatattttatatatacatattaatatattctgtataatgttatatatcTTCTATATATACAATGGTCACATATTTAGCACCTTTATTAGTTCATCTTATTTGGTAAAgcggaaaaaaaaaataaaaataaaataaaataaaacaatatatatatatatatatatatatatatatatatatatatataattaaataaataaattaatatatgcatttatgtataattatatacttCTATTATAAAGTTCTGATATAAAATCAATGTTAacaattaattattttcattatattttttagattATCTATTAGAAAGTAAAGCACTTTTACTATAATATGggtacaaaataaaataatatgttctTCTAATTTTGTGCtacctttttttaaaatggaaaaaataaaaaaataaaataaagttaATAGTTATATgtaaaacataataattttaataaaaaaaaaataatatttattacaaaaataattttttttcttcttcccCTTCATATTGGTATCTAATACTTTTTATCATGTGTAGTATATAACAAGGGTTGATATTCCTCCATTTTGTTTTAAACATAATAACTTATCTGATTaacacataaaaaattacacacacatataatatatatataatatatatatatatttatttatgtgtgGGTGTACCTATTTGTAAGCTTTtaaatttcatattttaaaggAAACCGAAACGTAAGGATAtatttcatcatcattttcatcagatctttttatataattcttccCTATAGAATCAGTTGATGAGAATATGtcgtataatttttttctaacctttttttctttacttTCTCCATTAATTCTTATACTAAATGAAGCAAAATTAGGTGGAACGCCAAATCTTAATACAGATTCACAAAATACTCGaagaatattaatatgaatgaatgcaataaatatatcagaAAATGCAGCTAAGCACATACGTCTTAAGAACGTTTCTTGTCGTATAATTTCTGCTTCTACTTTTGTTCTAGATTCCatcatatcattatattgtttttcatcatatttaaatgatttaacaacaaattttttaacttttgcttcttttttaaaatcttctgcaaattttttaaaaacaaaaacttTCCATAATGTATTTCCATCCTTATCTATTAAATCTTTAAATTGTTCTGTAGATCTAGGAACAACATATGATGAgaatttttcataattatttttccaATCATCTACAGAATTTTTGGGTACATAAGCAATAAGTGTTGTTAGATATTCTGTTTCTATAAAATCGGATTCACTAACTGTTTGTGGtgttaatatttcatttaaatttcttaaaaaaaaattatttgaatcATTTTTTGgtacttctttttttttcttttcttttaaatcatTTAACATACTTGACTTTATTTGAATTTCATCAGAtaattttgtaatattatttatcataatatCAATAGTATCTGTTAACGATCTACTCCTAGGATATTTGGCATCATCCCAAGTAAATCTTCTTATATATTgatctatatttatatgttgacgttgatatattatttttaattcaatATTCTCATCATACTCTTTAGCTATCTTTTCTATCTTTTTTAAACAACCATATGCATAACTATCATATTTCTGTAAATCATCAGCACACTTTAATAAATCAtcaaatgaacaaaattttatattagtaGGTACATCTAATATATTCGTatctatacatatatgaCTACCTAAAAGACGATTCTTcaatatagtatatatatattcacgGCTTGTATTATCTCTTGTTGAACAAGCTATGAACAAACACATGGGAATCTCACTCATCTTTTTTACACCTCTTAcataaaacaaaagaaataaGGGCACATAAAatttatgtaaaaaaataaaaataaataaataaaaaaaaaatatatatataatatatttataatatatataatatatatatattttttttatttttttttttttataactctatatttatatatatacaaactTTCTCTCATTTCATTacaacgaaaaaaaaaaaaaaacaaaaaaataaaaaaaaataaaaaaataaaaaaataaaaaaataaaaaaataaaaaaataaaaaatcgactcatgtattatattatatatatataatatatatataatgaaaatcttttatttatatatttaaattctatgtacttttatataacatatatatatataatacatatattaatttttattttttatattttatattttatatttttattttatttattattatattactattatttttttttttttcctattctacattaatatatacaaatatatatatatgtatatatcaatgaattattttattttttaataaaaagttattattatatataaaattaattatttacatatatttattaatagtacattttaaaaatattataatttgaaatggtattaaaagtaaatatatccttctccatattattcatttgaatatttaaaaaaaaaaaaaaaaaaaaattttaattactaaaagaatataaatatattatatatatattatatatatatattatataatatatataatatattatacatatataaaagaaccACTATGGTACTATATACAatattagaaatatatattaacatattaatacatacatattatatataatatatatatataatataatatatatttatatatatatatttaataattatctaagaaaaaaaaaaatatacatacatatatataatatatatatatttatatattatatagatatataatatttatttatttattattttttttttttactttgaaaatatacaaaatatatatttttcatttccccatcaaattaaaatgtaaaaaaaataaatgtgtgtaatttgaatttatataattatatatatatcacaaatgttatataaatgtacatTTTAAGGTTAAAatagatattttattttttattattagaatAAACGAAAAAagaaagggaaaaaaaaaaaaaaaaaaaaaaaaaagcaatcaaaaaaaagaggaaacctttttttttttttttttcttaagtTTTTAAAAGgttaaaaaggaaataaaaaagataatatatatatatatgcaccTTTTtaatctttatatttatatttacctcttttttgtttaatatatatatatataagtcttgtgaaaatattttttattatatgctaAACACATTGTATTTCCATTACGCATATCAAAACATACCATATAGAAatacaattaaatatatacacatatatatatatatatatatatatatatatatatagcctCCTTTCCATTTTGTTAgctacttttattatttaattttaaaaaataaaacattttatgttttttatcaAATGTTAATCTTTAatcataaaaaagaatatataaaccataatatatatatatatatatatatatatgttcatatatatttataacatgTTAACATGTCCATGTAGgcattaaatgatatattttttatttctttattttcatctaatacaatatcatctttatttattcttgGATTATTTATCAAgttatgttttaataaaagattaaaatcatctttatttattttatcaccCATTAATCCTAAATAAGTTCTTAATTCGTCTACATCtaataattgttttttttgcaTATCTAAAATATCAAAATGTTGTCTGAAggatgaattattattattattattatttatggaatgaagtatttttctttttaataatgtaaaaaataattgtaaATCCATcttatcaatatttttaattttcatctcttttttaaaattatttatatctctTATATCATATACTTGTTTTAATTGTCTAGCCATTGTTGGAAATAATGTTATATCAACTTCTCCTTTTTTTTCCACATCATGATATTCAAATATGACTTGAGCCTCTAGAAAGTATTTCATCATTTCCTTCCTAAGAGTTGTttcaaatgataaaaaagaaatacaatATGGATAAAATaaggaaaagaaatatatatgtatatatatatatatatatatatatatacaattattcTTTCATTTTACATACATAAGTACATTATGtgttcataaatatttatatataattaattttatcatattataatttataaaaaatataaaaacctGCTATAATATATCCTTTCAGAAGAATCTTTCTGTGTCTTATTCaacttatttattattttgtcaaccatttttttaatagcTTCATTTGGAttgtcatatttatttaatccATTTACATTTtccatcttttttttttttttatatacttttttggtaacatttaaaatatgtgCAAATGTAttgaaattttattttcaatatattcctcgggaaaaaataaataaataaattaaatttagtGTTACTATATTCTCAATTGttaatacattatattattaccttattactataatatgacacaaaaaaaaaaaaaaaaaaaaaattttacatattttttctgaaaaaaaaataataaatatataatttaataagtGGCACTTTTTTATAACGTATCGTTTTATTCACTtgcaccaaaaaaaaaaaaaaataaaataatataatataataataaaaaagaagatgattttataatatacatataatatatatatatatatttatgtatgttttaacttttttttttttttgtttttggaAAATTGTAAAAAATGTTTCCATGGGAAATATAAGTATCATaggaaaataatttaaatataaaatgttttatattatatatatatatatatatatatatatatatatatatatagtttttttattctttttttttttttttttttattttttttttttttttggctagctattattgttttaataaaaatatataaggagaaaaataataataaaatccacaaaataaaattttttgaaaatggATAAATTAGaactattataaatatatatatatatttatttatttaaaataaatacttatttgataattataaaaatatatatatatatatatatttttttttttcatattttaagaacaaaaatcacattaaaaaaaaaaaaaaaaaaagagtaaAATCCAAAAGTAAAAGCAAAAGtaaaggaaaaagaaaaatatgcacacatataataaataaatatataaacatatatttatatatttatatatatatttatttatataacagcTTAAtcaattttaattttcttgGTTCTCTGCTCTTCCTTTAATTTTCTCTTTGCAtagaatttaataatttcgtCAAGAATAATGACTGGGAAGGACCATAAGAATACCAGGAACCAGTCATATGCACTTAATGGAACAACACCAAAAATACGAGCTAAAGGTGGAATATAAAGTATGAAGACATGTAAAAGTAAGGAACCTATTGTAGCTAATACTAGGTACATATTTCTCCATGGTGGTATTTCAAATAAGGAATTATATTCACTCAAGGCATTCAAAGCATTAAACATTTCAATTAAAACTAAAACGGACAAAGATAACGTGCTCgcctaaaaaaaaatatatatatataaataaataaatacatatatatatacatatacatatacatatatatatatacatatatatatatacatatacatatatacatatatatgtgtgctttatatttattacctTAATTTTTCCTgctgaaaaatatgaacagtGGTCCTCAGACATATCATAAACTTTATTTACACGAAAGTTAGTCCATGCCTTACATTGATTATAATGTGATAACtgataaaaatttatcaACGTGTGCATATCTGAATCtggataaaataaaaaccaGTAGACAAATATTGAAACTGTAGCTATTCCCACATATGTtccaataattatatatcttaATAAGGTTAGACCGTTTATTAAATTGTCGTTTTTGTGTCTTGGCCTGCACTTCATAACGTCATGTTCTGGTGGATTGAAAcctacaaaaataaaataaatgataatggAATGAATGGGATGTATATAACGAACAagtaacacaaaaaaaaaaaaaaaaaaaaaaaaaaacatacatataatatatatatataatatatacatatgtatatatttatctttattttgattACCTAATGCTGTTGCTGGTAATCCGTCAGTTACCAAATTGACCCACAATAATTGAACAGGAGCTAAACTGTCTGGAATACCCAATAAGGCtgttataaaaatagatGCAACTTCTCCAATATTACTACTAATTAAATAACGTATGAATgctttcatattattatatatacatcttCCTTCTTTAATAGCTTCAACTATAgtattaaaattatcatcTGCTAAAACAATATCTGATGCTTCTTTAGCTACCTCTGTTCCATTAATACCCATAGCTATTCCTATGTCTGCTGATTTCAATGCTGGTGCATCATTTACACCATCACCTGTCATAGCAACCGTTTCTCCTAAATCTTTTAATACTTTTACTATTTGCT
This genomic window contains:
- a CDS encoding vacuolar ATP synthase subunit c, putative: MSEIPMCLFIACSTRDNTSREYIYTILKNRLLGSHICIDTNILDVPTNIKFCSFDDLLKCADDLQKYDSYAYGCLKKIEKIAKEYDENIELKIIYQRQHINIDQYIRRFTWDDAKYPRSRSLTDTIDIMINNITKLSDEIQIKSSMLNDLKEKKKKEVPKNDSNNFFLRNLNEILTPQTVSESDFIETEYLTTLIAYVPKNSVDDWKNNYEKFSSYVVPRSTEQFKDLIDKDGNTLWKVFVFKKFAEDFKKEAKVKKFVVKSFKYDEKQYNDMMESRTKVEAEIIRQETFLRRMCLAAFSDIFIAFIHINILRVFCESVLRFGVPPNFASFSIRINGESKEKKVRKKLYDIFSSTDSIGKNYIKRSDENDDEIYPYVSVSFKI